The sequence below is a genomic window from Gossypium hirsutum isolate 1008001.06 chromosome A11, Gossypium_hirsutum_v2.1, whole genome shotgun sequence.
gaaaagcgctatggatgaagaaatgcagtctctccggatgaataatacttgggagttggcgcaattaccgaaaggtaaaagggcaatcggatgcaagtgggtattcgcaaagaaagatggatctcctagcaagaaaaatgttcgctacaaggcaagattggtagctaaaggctacacTCAGAatgagggaattgactacaatgatgtattttcccctgttgtgaagcattcctccatcagaattttgttggccttggtagcacagttaaatttggagctagctcaacttgatgttaagacagctttcttgcatggtgagttagaagaggagatctatatgactcagcccgaaggatacacagatgttggtggtagaaattgggtttgtaagctgaacaaatcgctatatggattgaagcaatccctgaggcagtggtacaagcgatttgataactttatgagaaggcagaagtacacaagaagcaaatatgacaattgtgtgtatttgcagaagctgcatgacggatctttcatttatctactcttgtatgttgatgatatgttaatcgcttcgaagagccaaaaagagatagataagttgaaggctcagttgaatcaagagttcgagatgaaagatctaggtgaggccaagaagattctcggcatggagataagtagagatagacagagaggcaagctttgtttgaatcagaagcaatatctgaaaaaggtattacaatgttttggtgtaaatgaaaacacaaaacatgtaagtaccccacttgcttctcatttgaaacttagtgctcaattatctccgaaaactgaagaagaaagagaatatatggcaaaagttCCATAtactaatgcagttgggagtttgatgtatgcaatggtgtgtacgcGGCGTGACATTTTACAAGCTGTTGGatttgtgagcaggtatatgcatgatcctggaaaaggacattggcaagctgtgaaatggattctacggtatcttcgaaaaatcGTAGACATTGGTTTAGTTTTTGAGAAGGATGAAACatttggtcagtttgtagttggatatgttgattccgactttgctagtgatttagataaacgtcgttcaactacggggtatctatTTACTCTTGctaaagccccagtgagttggaagtctaccttacagtctacagtagctgtgtctactacagaggcagaatatatggcagttacagaagctgttaaggaggctatttggcttaatggattgttgaaagacttgagagttgttcaaagtcatattagttttttttgtgacagtcagagcgctattcatttagcgaaaaatcaagtctatcattcaagaaccaagcatatcgacgtaagatatcactttgtgcgggaagtctttgaaaaaggaaaaattctacttcagaagattccgacagcagataatcccgcaaatatgatgaccaaggtggtaacaacaatcaagtttaatcattgtttgaacttgattaacatcctaaGAATTTGAgaaccttcaggtgtatggcgctcgagagcgcatttggaggcactacaaaagatagctttatcgaatatggggagttgaaggaagtgtgtgaagatgtgattatcctaatcaaatcttcaaggtggagattattgaaAAGTCAATTAAgggggtgttgaaaagtcaaaaaatgggaggtgcaattggcaccgaaagaaaaagtgataggcaagttgtttaaagttgaaagggataattgcaattttggtccctaattttttaggccatttgcaagttggtccctgaacctcaactataaataggcctaatcatttttcatttcaactatcccaaccaatctttctctcttagttttctctcttctcccatttgagaattcttaaggaattctatttgtttgtaatattttggagatagtaaagttatcatctagTGTTAGTGCCCAaagacgtaggtataatttaccgaacctcgttaaaactcttgtgttctttcttgtcctatttttctttcaatatttgagggtataataatagtatttaattgtgctattaaattactatagaagggatattctgactaaggaaagatttggtatttaagagatccttgtgatccacctctcttccctgggaattgaactttgtgtgattttttagtacaataatttacacgcttccgaccctattggaacaacattaGCTTGTGTTGAGGATGCGGAGAACGGCCTTGGAAGTGAAATGGGTGCTGAGTTTTGTTTGTTTGTGAATGAATCGTTTGAGTCATCAAGGTAGAAAGCTGCTGAAAACATGAGATGTTGAAGCCGAAGCTGAAGGCTAAAATGGAGTACAAATTGGGATGATTTAGGGACAAACGATGTTAGTTTTCGACTAGGAAATAAACCCGTTCACTTTTCCCATTGGTTTCGATCGATTTTGGGTGGTGTTGTCGTCGTAATTCCTTTACTAGAGGAGGAGCAGGGTGCATACACAGTGAATATCTTTGTCACGGTTCCTAATGAAAAGTTCTGAGAGAGATATCATGGGGATATGTGTGTATTCATGTCATAATtgtattaaaagtattttatatttCGAATGCGAGTCTTGGGATATAATTTCTAGCTTTAATTTTAGAGAAACCTAAAAATTGTAGTATCCAGTGGTCATCTTCTTGTATGATTGTTGCAATAAAATTGGTATCAGATTACCTTCAAGAGAAGTGCTGCGAATAAGAGCTCAGGCCATTAGCATTATGAAAACCGCATCCCAGTCTTTCACGGAGGGCTAAGAGCAATGCCAACTGATCCAGTGCCGTGGATTTATGGAGTCACTGTTGCCAAAGCACGAGAATCCCCTCTAAGAGAACTTTGCGACTGCGGTCGTTATAAATGAATATAGGCCGTTTACGACCATAGGTCCATAAGTGAAATGTTGATGGGAAGTATCACCTAATTGACCTGCAACACGCATTACCAATGAGCAACAAGCCAGAAAAGCAACATCAATGGATACCCAATTTTGGCTGTCCCACTCCCATCCGTTCCAGTAAGAGGATAGTCGATCCTTGTTTCGGCCCGGGGCCTTTATTTTCCCACAGGCAAAAGGTTTCACATATAAAACAATCAATGATGCTATTGTATTAGAAgtttcatatttaaatttattccaTATACTCAAGAAATGAGTAAACTAgaatacattagattaaaaagtaaatagttattttgtgaaaaaaattCATCCACTTTTACCCTTAAAAACTGGCCCCTATACCTCAGCATGAGGTGCACATAACATGCCACGTGTAGCTTTTAACAAAAATAACcgatttgctctttaatctaacataaaatatctaatttatccatttttgaaTAAATGGTGAAAACGTAATTTGGCTACTAATATTGGGGTTTTTATAGTACTTTTAACTCACCCTTAACTATGCTACTAGTTTTCCCAGAGGCATGATAACTATGAAAGTCATGGACAAAACCATGTATTTAGTTGAGTTTTGGCTCTAATCTTTACTTTTAATACTTATGATAAGTTGACATGttattacacatataataatatgcTTGTAgcattagattttgaaaatagcgGAATTTAACCTAATAAACTTAACAGTTATTATTCGGTTGAaggctgaaattttaaaaattgaaaagtaaaaggactaaaaatgaccaaattaaagtataaggattaaattcataacttttataaagtacagggactaatatcAAAGTTTAACCATTACTAAAACAATAGCAGGAAAACTCGCACAAGTTAAATCTTAAAAATCCAGATCACGTGCCTGACTCCCGCCCTTTTCACTATCGTCTCAAAATTCCAGCAAATTAGTAAATTACCTCCATTTTTCAAACCTCAACATTACTCCTCTCCCCACATCCATAATCGAAATGAAAAGTAACTTGGATCAACTCACTGAGTCACTAAAACTCTCAGCCACCGAGTCTCAAAAGGCCTGGCATGTTTTTTCTCTTATAATCTTCATCGGCAAGCCCGCCCCTATCTCGGACCTCGCTTCCCAATGCACACTGTTTCCGGCTAGCCCCGATATCATATTCTCGCTCTGTTCCATCCCGAATTCTCCCATCACTCTCTCAGACGACAAGCATCGCGTCGCTATCTCTTCAATTGGCCTTTCTTTTTTCGCCGCTTATATAGCTCGAAATTTCACTGTCGCCGATGCTTTCACTTCGCTGCCGGTTCCGTTCCGCAATTTCCCGAAGATATGGCTTTGCAAGAGGGATCGATATGGTAATTTCCAAAACGAGccattttttcacttttttttgtttaatttcatgtttttttttggtTGACCTTTAAGTTAAATTTTCAGCTTCTGATTTTTCTGAGGATGAGAACGAAAGGGAGTTGATTCCTTCGTTGAAGAGAATTCGAAATTATTGTACGAAGGTATTTTTTGAGCTTATTTTACACAATAGATCTGCCAATTAACTCCTTGACATTGCgaatttgtagtagtttttagATTGATTTGACTATACTTTTAGTTTTTGATGATAATTTTAGATCTTCGAGTTGGAAATGCCATCAAGCAAATCTATCTTTAGTAATTTATTCATTTCAGTGTTATAGTCTCCAAACGCtaattgatgaaaaaaaattcagGTGCAGTACCATTTAACTGATGATATGAGCAGAATGAGTAGTGCTAGAGAAGAGGGCATTGAAAATGTAGAAAGCAAGGTAAATGTGGAAGACTATATGTTGGGAAATGTCAGCAAAGAATTGGTTGGTAGTAAACCTGAAGTAGAAACCAAAGCTGTTATCCTCAATGGTATAAACTTTCCCGAGTGTGCTGAGACGAGCAATATAGGAGTGGCGTTGGGTGGAAAATTTTATGTGGATTTTACCAAAAGAAGTTTTAGAACAGTAGACAATGAAGTGGATGTGGAGGACAATAAGAAAGAGGAGAAACTTGATTTAGTAAGAAGACAAGGAGTGAAAGATCTGTCTCCTCCATTTAACATTAGTCTTTCTGATAAACCACCTGAACGGGATTTGAAAAGCCTTGATGAGGGTAACTTCAATCATAAGATGCCATCTCCAGGTGAAGAACTCGAAATCGTACCAGCAGCATCTAGTGTTATGCCTCCAGTATTGCAAACCCCCAACAAGTCTTTAGGGGATACCAATGTTGTCAGTACTTACAAAAGAAAGAGGTATCGTGTAAAAGATAATTTGTCAGCTCGCACTGCGCAGAAATCAACTCAGAACCATAAGGATATATATGTTAATGAAAGAAGGGCAAACTCTACCTCTATTTCTCTTCAGGTAAGCTCACCTCAGCATTTGTAGCTTGCTATCTCTTGTATAATGTTCTATTACTTCCATTTTTGTAAGTGGAGTCTATTTAATAAGCCTGAGTTGGCTGCTGTGCTTTATTTTAATTGTAATATAAATATCGATGTATGCTTGCTTTAGGACCAGGCAAAGCCGAAAGTATTACCTGACTTTGAATCTTATAATGTAGAAGAGGAAGAAGGTTCAGGTACCATAGCTTCAATTTTTCTTGCTTGCATTTCACATCATAGTTCTGCTTATAACTAAGATGATTTATTAATTTGCTAAGGTGAAACTTTAATTGGCAGGTGGTTATGGCACTGTGTACAGGGCTCGAAGGAAGAATGACGGGGCTTTAGTTGCCATTAAATGTAAGAGGAAAATTGATATAACATGCAGTTGCATTGCTGTGCTGCAATGAGGACTCTTATTGGGTTACATGTATGGGTCATTCCCCTGTTGTTATATTATTTGTTTATCTCATCGCAGGTCCTCATGCCAATGCTCATAAGAACTACGTTAACAATGAGCAGAAAATGCTGGAGCGTTTTGGGTAAGAAGTTTGTTTCACTTTAAAGAAAACCTGTTTGTTTACAAAAGCAAAGCAGTTTATATTAAGCTCTTCTTCCCTCCACcaatctttcatattttctttttgtcaATGCCAGGGGAAAGAACTTTATAATTCGATATGAAGGATGCATTAAGAGTGAGAATTCTGATTGCTTTGTTCTGCAGTATGTTGAGCATGATAGGCCTGAGGTAATTATTAGAATTTTGGAAGCCATATTTTGTTTGTTCTTCTGCTTGATGGTGTGTTTGTTTCATTGAGCAGGTGTTGAAAAGAGAAATAGATGTTTTTCAGTTAAAGTGGTATGCTTTTTGCTTGTTCAAAGCTCTTGCAAATCTTCATAAGCAGGTATGTGATTTTCTGGATGCGATGCATCTATTCTACAAAATTACAAGTTCTTAATAACTCTTTATACGCATGCAGGGAATAGTTCATAGAGATGTTAAACCAGGAAACTTTCTTTTCTCTCGTAAGACCAACAAAGGTTAtcttattgatttcaatcttGGCATGGTAAGTAGCTAAGTGCCAACCTTACATGATCCTGTGGTTGGCCGTTTATATATCCCCCCCCCCCGCCCCCGGTGGCAATATTTTTGTGCTCTAATTTGAGGACTATTAGTTTTGTTTCTTCTCTTGTTTTGACAGGAAATGCATCAAAAGTACAGGAGTATGGGTTAGTTCCTTTTTTCTGGAGCTTGAAATTAAGAATCCTAGTACTTTTTACTGTAGGCAATGAAGAGGACCATCTATTTATGATTGATGTGGCATTATGCATTTCACAGACAAATCCAAGTCGGGATATGATGTAACGTTTCATCATAATATCGTTCCTGCCAAAGCCATTCATCTGACAAATAGCAGCAagtttttaaatatcaaatcaaGAGAGGGAATCAATATAGAGGCAACCAAAGGCTCCATGTTAACTTTAGAGACTAAGAACATGAGGAAGACAACAATTCAAAGGAAGGCTCCTCATAATGACTTGAGTAGttggaataaaataaatagtCAGGGTGTAGATGGTTCAGGCATTACCTCAACAAAGGATTTAAGTGCAAGGACTCCCTCAGCAGAAAGGCTCAGAGAGCCTTTGCCATGCCAAGGCAGGAAAGAGCTCATCAGTCTGGCACAGGAAGCAATACAGAGTCCAAAACCTGGAGTGTCACATGTTTCTGCTCACATGAGAAAGCGAGTTGCTGCTTCTCCAGGAAAATGGGATAGACAGGTTCTTCATCCTACTCCAATGCCTTTGAGCTCAACTAGCTTAGCTTTATCGGGGGTTGACTTTGCCAAGAACAAAGGCAAGcatcttttgggtaaattttggAACTTTGGTTTGAAAGAATCATTTTCCTTAGTAAAACTCATCAAATTTTATTCACTTGCAGGGGATGGGAAGCATAAGACAAAAGGTCCTTGTGCTGGAACAAAAGGCTTCCGAGCTCCAGAGGTAATGACCGATAAACTTCAATTCATATTttgattttcaataaaaaaagaaaatacctGGTGCTCTTATGCGTTGAATTCATTAGATAACCAAAACAACATgtccaaaagaaaaatattaacaGTCTATGCCAGATTTCCTTGATAATTGGTATTGTTATTTTCTTCAGGTCTTATTCAGATCTCAACATCAAGGTCCAAAAATTGATATTTGGTCTGCTGGGGTCACTCTACTCTACCTAATGATAGGGAAATCACCCTTTATTAGTGATCCCGAACAGTAAGATTTCTTTAACCGAAACCGCTCGATCCAGTTTCTTGTTTGATGGCTTATGTTCCCGACATCTTTTGGCACTTTCAGGAATATAAATGATATTGCAAAGCTGAGAGGCAGTGAAGACCTTTGGGAAGTTGCCAAGTTACATAATCGTGAATCCTCATTTCCTGAGGTATAATAAATGCAAGTATAATAATGCATGATCTGCAACTATAACTTATTTAAAAGTAAATTGCTAATACTTTTGTTATAGGAGCTCTATGGTAAGCAGTCTTTAACATCTATGAACCTACGGCAGTGGTGCCGAATTAATACGAAGAGACGAGACTTCCTTACGGAGATACCGAGCTCGCTTTACGATCTTGTGGACAAGTGCTTAACAGTGAACCCAAGATTAAGGATTACAGCAGAGGATGCTCTTAAGCATGAATTTTTGGCTTCAATACATGAAAATCTGGAAAAGCAAAGGACACTAACTCTGTAACTCCATTTTTGAAGGTTTGAAATCTTTTCTGCACTTCTTAAATGCTCTAAATGCATGGACTTTCCTCTTACATGTTCAAGTTGTATAAAAAAATGCTCCTAATCTAATAGCTAAATGTAAGATTTATTATTACCATTTTGGTGATGCAAGGGTCTATGGTTTATCAGGGACTAAGAGGAAAACATCTTATATGCTTTAAAACCTATTCTTTTGAGTTAAAATTAAACTTGAGAATTTAAATTCTCAAGAAATTTACTTTCAAGTTAAACCCTCTAAGTTTCTGGAATGATATTTTGAGTTCTAGAAGGCTGTTAGCAATATATCCTTTATATTCCCTGagagaataaaaaattatgatgTTGGCAATGGAAGTAGTGTGTTGACATGGCGATATTCTATTGGTCTACGTGACGCATCGGCAGCCGAAACGAAGATTGATGCTTTTGGTTTTCAACCCATGACACCTCGAATTTTCCAGAGCACTTGCGCTTTTTCCTTTCGTCGGTTTCTCAAATATTGGATAAGTGCAAATTTCCAATATTTGCCGTATTTAATCATTCTTTTTAATGTTGAGAAATTATCTGGTACCTGGTCTTAAAATATTTAggttaatataaatttaaattattgaattcaatattcaattgggAATTAGACTTATTTTAATgcttaaatttagattttagcaaaatttaataattttaatatgttcAAGTTGTCATGAAAATACAtgtgatatatttttataattttatattttaaattcaagactaaaatgagtttatttgtcaaatttatatataaaaatgaa
It includes:
- the LOC107923012 gene encoding uncharacterized protein isoform X1, which produces MKSNLDQLTESLKLSATESQKAWHVFSLIIFIGKPAPISDLASQCTLFPASPDIIFSLCSIPNSPITLSDDKHRVAISSIGLSFFAAYIARNFTVADAFTSLPVPFRNFPKIWLCKRDRYASDFSEDENERELIPSLKRIRNYCTKVQYHLTDDMSRMSSAREEGIENVESKVNVEDYMLGNVSKELVGSKPEVETKAVILNGINFPECAETSNIGVALGGKFYVDFTKRSFRTVDNEVDVEDNKKEEKLDLVRRQGVKDLSPPFNISLSDKPPERDLKSLDEGNFNHKMPSPGEELEIVPAASSVMPPVLQTPNKSLGDTNVVSTYKRKRYRVKDNLSARTAQKSTQNHKDIYVNERRANSTSISLQDQAKPKVLPDFESYNVEEEEGSGGYGTVYRARRKNDGALVAIKCPHANAHKNYVNNEQKMLERFGGKNFIIRYEGCIKSENSDCFVLQYVEHDRPEVLKREIDVFQLKWYAFCLFKALANLHKQGIVHRDVKPGNFLFSRKTNKGYLIDFNLGMEMHQKYRSMDKSKSGYDVTFHHNIVPAKAIHLTNSSKFLNIKSREGINIEATKGSMLTLETKNMRKTTIQRKAPHNDLSSWNKINSQGVDGSGITSTKDLSARTPSAERLREPLPCQGRKELISLAQEAIQSPKPGVSHVSAHMRKRVAASPGKWDRQVLHPTPMPLSSTSLALSGVDFAKNKGKHLLGDGKHKTKGPCAGTKGFRAPEVLFRSQHQGPKIDIWSAGVTLLYLMIGKSPFISDPEQNINDIAKLRGSEDLWEVAKLHNRESSFPEELYGKQSLTSMNLRQWCRINTKRRDFLTEIPSSLYDLVDKCLTVNPRLRITAEDALKHEFLASIHENLEKQRTLTL
- the LOC107923012 gene encoding uncharacterized protein isoform X2; the encoded protein is MKSNLDQLTESLKLSATESQKAWHVFSLIIFIGKPAPISDLASQCTLFPASPDIIFSLCSIPNSPITLSDDKHRVAISSIGLSFFAAYIARNFTVADAFTSLPVPFRNFPKIWLCKRDRYASDFSEDENERELIPSLKRIRNYCTKVQYHLTDDMSRMSSAREEGIENVESKVNVEDYMLGNVSKELVGSKPEVETKAVILNGINFPECAETSNIGVALGGKFYVDFTKRSFRTVDNEVDVEDNKKEEKLDLVRRQGVKDLSPPFNISLSDKPPERDLKSLDEGNFNHKMPSPGEELEIVPAASSVMPPVLQTPNKSLGDTNVVSTYKRKRYRVKDNLSARTAQKSTQNHKDIYVNERRANSTSISLQDQAKPKVLPDFESYNVEEEEGSGGYGTVYRARRKNDGALVAIKCPHANAHKNYVNNEQKMLERFGGKNFIIRYEGCIKSENSDCFVLQYVEHDRPEVLKREIDVFQLKWYAFCLFKALANLHKQGIVHRDVKPGNFLFSRKTNKGYLIDFNLGMEMHQKYRSMDKSKSGYDVTFHHNIVPAKAIHLTNSSKFLNIKSREGINIEATKGSMLTLETKNMRKTTIQRKAPHNDLSSWNKINSQGVDGSGITSTKDLSARTPSAERLREPLPCQGRKELISLAQEAIQSPKPGVSHVSAHMRKRVAASPGKWDRQVLHPTPMPLSSTSLALSGVDFAKNKGDGKHKTKGPCAGTKGFRAPEVLFRSQHQGPKIDIWSAGVTLLYLMIGKSPFISDPEQNINDIAKLRGSEDLWEVAKLHNRESSFPEELYGKQSLTSMNLRQWCRINTKRRDFLTEIPSSLYDLVDKCLTVNPRLRITAEDALKHEFLASIHENLEKQRTLTL